Proteins from a genomic interval of Zingiber officinale cultivar Zhangliang chromosome 2A, Zo_v1.1, whole genome shotgun sequence:
- the LOC122040398 gene encoding transcription termination factor MTERF6, chloroplastic/mitochondrial-like gives MTNLGPKGNVSETENQSLGERFAAVVTSNSSNSAMFRLPCAAVRRQLQVTATLGHSRTAAAAASSPHFLGFVKPDSVSSVGADDPSSLTTSLLTRSCGISDHAALSISKKVQLDALDKALSVLAVLKDYGFGEAHLVRLVDRHPPVLSMDVEKTLKPKLEFYCGIGLVGTALPEILSVSPRLLTSSLEKRLLPNVELLKSILKTNENLVDALKHEPRLMTLDIRTKVLPKLDALRAYGVPDDVILVLLTRYGYALLIDTSRFNEAFDEIKKMGICPKKTTFAHALGVLALLPKKIWQEKVENLRELGWSQNHILEAFARFPYIVRASTENIRKTLKFVEEKLAWTPENTVKYPTVLLMSLEKRMMPRFAVLSILMHKGLIKPGFTGYHFLTSSKNFQMAFVTKYQDKAPEIVEAYQRSEIG, from the coding sequence ATGACAAATTTGGGGCCAAAGGGCAACGTTTCAGAGACAGAGAACCAGAGTCTGGGCGAAAGATTTGCAGCCGTCGTTACATCAAACAGTTCGAACTCAGCGATGTTTCGGCTTCCTTGCGCCGCCGTCCGCCGTCAACTTCAGGTGACCGCCACTCTCGGCCATAGTcggaccgccgccgccgccgcctcgagTCCACACTTTCTGGGTTTTGTCAAACCCGATTCCGTCTCCTCCGTCGGCGCCGACGATCCCTCATCCCTAACCACCTCCTTGCTCACGAGATCGTGCGGGATCTCCGACCATGCCGCCCTCTCCATCTCCAAGAAAGTCCAGCTCGACGCCCTCGACAAAGCGCTCTCGGTGCTCGCCGTCCTCAAGGACTACGGCTTCGGCGAAGCTCATCTCGTCCGCCTCGTCGACCGCCATCCTCCTGTCCTCTCGATGGACGTCGAGAAGACCCTGAAGCCCAAGCTCGAGTTCTATTGCGGGATTGGCCTAGTCGGAACCGCCCTTCCGGAGATCCTGTCAGTGAGCCCCCGGCTCCTGACGAGCAGCTTGGAGAAGCGATTGCTCCCCAACGTTGAGCTCCTCAAATCGATCTTGAAAACGAATGAGAACCTCGTGGATGCCCTAAAGCACGAACCTCGGTTGATGACCTTAGACATCAGAACCAAAGTGCTTCCCAAGCTCGATGCTCTGCGCGCATACGGCGTGCCCGATGATGTAATCTTAGTGCTTTTGACCCGTTACGGCTACGCTTTGCTGATAGATACATCTCGATTCAATGAGGCCTTTGATGAGATAAAGAAGATGGGCATCTGTCCGAAGAAAACGACGTTTGCCCATGCCCTTGGGGTGCTCGCTCTATTGCCCAAGAAGATATGGCAGGAGAAAGTGGAGAACTTGAGGGAATTGGGGTGGTCACAGAATCATATCTTGGAGGCCTTTGCAAGGTTTCCTTACATTGTGCGGGCATCGACTGAGAATATAAGGAAGACCCTGAAGTTTGTGGAAGAGAAGCTGGCATGGACTCCGGAAAACACTGTGAAGTATCCAACAGTTCTGTTGATGAGCCTGGAGAAGAGGATGATGCCCAGGTTTGCCGTCCTGAGCATTCTCATGCACAAGGGATTAATCAAGCCTGGCTTCACAGGGTATCATTTTCTGACGTCGAGCAAGAACTTCCAGATGGCATTTGTGACCAAGTATCAAGACAAAGCCCCGGAGATAGTTGAAGCTTATCAAAGAAGTGAAATCGGATAG
- the LOC122040397 gene encoding transcription termination factor MTERF2, chloroplastic-like encodes MIKFRINEGRRGNFFNGPKFGRKIDLLSSLGRRFVYRAKSTMFRRLCAAVHRRPQVTTSLGHRRTAAPSRPHLLGFVKPYSASSVGADDPSSLTASSLMRSCGISDRAALSISKKVQLDTLDKALSVLTLLKDYGFDEAHLVRLVDRLPGALVMDVEKILKPKLELFRGISLVGTALPEILSARPILLRRSLEKRLLPNAELLKSILITNANLVNAIKNSPWLMTLDIRTKVLPKVDALRAYGVPDDVILVLFTGYGYALLTDTARFNEAFDKIKKMGICPKKTTFARALGMLAKSPEKKWEERLETLMGLGWSQANVLEAFSKQPHIVRMSTEKTRKAVKFVEEKLGWTPEHTVKNPSVLLLSLEKRLIPRYAVLHILMHKGLIKAGFKGSHFLVPIEKFMMQFVTKYQDKAPEIVEAIKGVKSCR; translated from the coding sequence ATGATAAAATTCCGTATAAATGAGGGACGAAGGGGCAACTTTTTCAACGGACCAAAGTTTGGTCGAAAGATCGATCTACTGTCGTCGTTAGGTCGGCGGTTCGTTTACAGAGCGAAATCAACAATGTTTCGACGTCTCTGCGCCGCCGTCCACCGTCGACCTCAGGTGACTACCAGTCTCGGCCATCGTCGGACTGCCGCCCCCTCCCGTCCACACTTGCTGGGATTCGTCAAACCCTATTCTGCTTCCTCCGTCGGCGCCGACGATCCCTCATCCCTGACCGCTTCTTCCCTCATGAGATCGTGCGGGATCTCCGACCGTGCCGCCCTCTCCATCTCCAAGAAAGTCCAGCTCGACACCCTCGACAAAGCGCTCTCGGTTCTCACCCTCCTCAAGGACTACGGCTTCGACGAAGCCCATCTCGTCCGCCTCGTCGACCGCCTTCCCGGTGCTCTCGTGATGGACGTCGAGAAGATCTTGAAGCCAAAGCTGGAGCTCTTCCGCGGGATCAGCCTCGTCGGAACCGCCCTCCCGGAGATCCTGTCAGCTAGGCCCATTCTGCTCAGACGCAGCTTAGAGAAGCGATTGCTCCCCAACGCTGAGCTCCTGAAATCAATTTTGATAACGAATGCGAACCTTGTGAATGCCATAAAGAACTCACCTTGGTTGATGACCTTAGACATCAGAACCAAAGTGCTTCCCAAGGTCGATGCTCTGCGCGCATACGGCGTGCCCGATGATGTAATCTTAGTGCTTTTCACCGGTTACGGCTACGCTTTGCTGACAGATACAGCTCGATTCAATGAGGCCTTTGACAAGATCAAGAAGATGGGAATCTGTCCGAAGAAAACTACTTTCGCCCGTGCACTCGGGATGCTTGCTAAGTCGCCCGAGAAGAAGTGGGAGGAGAGACTGGAGACCTTGATGGGATTGGGATGGTCACAGGCTAATGTCTTGGAGGCCTTCTCAAAACAGCCTCACATTGTGCGGATGTCGACTGAGAAGACAAGGAAGGCTGTGAAGTTTGTGGAAGAGAAGCTGGGATGGACGCCCGAGCACACAGTGAAGAATCCAAGTGTCCTGTTGTTGAGCCTGGAGAAGAGGTTGATACCCAGGTATGCCGTCCTGCACATTCTCATGCACAAGGGATTGATCAAGGCTGGCTTCAAAGGGAGTCATTTCCTGGTTCCGATCGAGAAGTTCATGATGCAATTTGTGACCAAGTATCAAGATAAAGCTCCAGAAATTGTTGAAGCTATCAAAGGAGTGAAATCTTGTAGATGA